A window of Pungitius pungitius chromosome 19, fPunPun2.1, whole genome shotgun sequence genomic DNA:
TCAATAACCCGGAGGTTGGACTCTCTGGTCAGCATGTTGGAAAACACTGAGAGCATCATGGGATAGTCCCTGTAGTACGCTTCACTAAGGAACTCCTTCATTGGTGTTTGACTCGATGAAAGTATGAAAGACAACCCACATGCACACTCCCAGAAACACAAGTAAGAAGGATACGACACGCCAATGGGTCCGGCGGCTTGGGCCAGACACCCCAGGCCGAACACGCTGTTGTTGCGAACCTCAGAATCGCTGTCCCTCACTCCGGCTACCAGCACAGGAAGCAGCCGCTTAGACAGCTTGCTCGCCACTTTTTGGCCCCCAGAAACACTCACAAGCGCCTGGAGGATCTCTCCGATCGTACCCACGGAGAAGGACCGGTCGGCCACCGTGCACGAGGAtttcttttgaagaagaagatcaTTTAGTGTGGGATTACATGATGTCACTATAGATTCAAAGAGGCCACACGAATAGAAGGATTGATTTCGAAAGGACTCAAGTCCTTATGTTGTGATCATTTGGAGCAAATAATGCTTCTGTTGAACTCCAGAACTTGTCATTGGGTAAAAACTCACAGCTTTGCTCAGGATGAGAGGCAGCACGTCATTGAGGAAAGGGGCAAAACGGTCAGCAGGCACACAGGAGGCCACGAGAGGAATTCCTTCTCCGGCATACTCCTGGAGCATTGCATCGTACTCCGCCTGGTCAGGGAGCACGGCAACAAAAAGCACACTCAGCAAATGCACAGCGGTGTGGCCGGGAAAATTGCTTTTGGTTAAAAAGGTAGTATTGTGGGATTCTATATTTATGTCTCAATACATTGAAATTAAATTGTGCAAATTAATTTATTTGGGAgggtttacattttaaaatgacggGAGGAAAATTGATGGGGTTGCATTAATAGGAATAAACCAGTTAGTATTCATCATGATATACAAAGTATTTGGATATGcgaatatgtgtatatgtgcagAGGCCAGCCAACCTGCTGCCCTTCATCGTCAGTTTCATCACTATCACCGCCCTGACAAGCagtctgaaaaaaatgaatatgaagTTATTTTTGAGGTTCAGTAAGCTTGACCAAATAAAGCCATCTccccctcctcatcatcatcattgaccCCTTTTCTCACCGCTTGCTTGAGCACATCGCGGATGACATTGCTGATCTCCTTAAGGCGAGAGGGGTCTTTGAAAGCCTCCTCTTTGCAGGACTTCATGACATTGTTCATATTCTCCAGGATGCCCATCACAACCTGGCGCTCGGGCTCTCTCCGCACGGCTTCCACGAAGCAAGGAAGCACCACATCCAGCAATTTATGCAATGCTGGGGAGAGACACAAGATGTACAGGAATGATGAGGAATTCAGTTCCAGCGGTTTGACCGTCGGTCAGCTTCTACCTTAACCATGGCAACGGTGTATATTCAAACAGTTTTTGTATGCTGGATTTCCGGTACCCTGGTGGTTTGCCTCAGTGGGATTCTCCTGCCAGACTTTATGCTGAGCTTGACAGAACTGGCTCATGGCTCCAAATGCTGCCCTGCGGACGTCCTCATGGGGAAactatggacacacacacacacacacacagagagacagagagagagatactttCGGCGTGAGAAGAGAGAACAGGCACCTGCCATTCAGAAGTGTTAAACAATTCCATATTATGATCACAATCATGCATGCTACACACAAACCTCAAAGAGTGCTTTATAGCACATTACACGCAGAAGGATGATCGGAATACTTACATCTCTCAACTTGTAGACTTCCTGGAAGCTAGACTCCAGGAAGGGCTGGAAGGCGACACTGTCCAGGGAAATGAAATACACACAATGAAATACGTACACACGACAAACCTGCATCAAGCTCATCAAACGTACCTTCTAAAATATGAAACTAGGAACAATCTATTTAATAACACTACTTGCTAATTAACTGTGCAGGTATAATTCAGagttaaataatgttttaagaATGCCGAATAGAACTTCTGTTACCCAGTGCTGAAGGCAATCTCTCCAAGAGCATCACAGGCATCCTCCTTCTCATCGATGTAGGAGTTTTCTACAATATACCTGAAGATGGTCAGATATAAGACAAAGGCAAATCAGCCTTTTGTTCACATGTAGTAAATATACATGCACTTTTATAgacgtgtttatgtgtgtggcCCCTAACCCCGAAGCATCGTGGATATCTATCGCGGGCTCATCGTCCAGAAGTTGGTCGTTGTCGGGGTCGCTGTCGTCGTCATCCTCGTCCAGCAGGACAAAGGTCTTGTCCTCCTCAACGTGTGCCTAAAGGGAGGACAAAGAAACAGGGAATGCTTTGTGATTATGTATTTTGTGATTAGTCTACATGCTTCAGAGTGGTATGTGTGCTTTATACCGTAATGCCCTCGCTGGACCTGAGAGCGAGTAGCATGACTGTTGTAATGGCAGTGAGGTGAGGAGTGAGGCAGTCCGGGCTGACTGTGGACACAGCAGAGTACAGACTGTACCTGACagaggggagacacacacaagttaagGGTACAGGATTTATGCTATTTccaataacattttcttttcgtCTGAATCATAAGAATAATTTGTATATTAAAGTATATACTTAGGGATTTTTATcacttttttaaagtgtttttttgggggactAATGGCATTGAaccatacatacattttaaatatgtattatgaATGAGACCATTAAAAAGAATAGTTTAAAAACCAACATAACAGATACATGCTCCCTCCTGTGGCTCAGAGGGGTACTGCAGCTACAAATGTTAGATACGTACGTGCAGCGTCTCAGGTCAGGGTCGTCGATGGTGTCGGTGAGGTTGAGGCCCAGCTTAACACACTCGGCAGCGAGAGGACCGAAAACATTGTTGCCGACAGTACGGGCCAGCGTGGCGAGAGTACCTTACAGGAACAGCACAAGAGGATCAACAATCATCACCGCCATTCCTTCCATGGTGAGCCTGAGGTTTGACTACCTCATGATAGACAAACCAACCTAATGGTTTATTCCTCTGGGGGGAGATGTTTGAATACCACGATATTTTGTTCTAAATATACAGACATCATGAACTGCAAACACCTGTGTTTTACCTACCCAGGGACTGAGTTTGCAGAGACCTCATTTCCTCTGTGGTGGCAGTAAGGAAGCCCTTAAGGCTTTCAATAACTGGAAGGAAATAGGGGACTAACAGCTCATGGGCAGCAGTGGCTGAAAAGACAGATTTTACAATGAGACAGGTTACTTCCAAGTGGGAACTCTTTTATTCCATCAAGAAATTATTTGGCTTAATCTTCTTCTTACATATCAATCTAATGGACAGATTCTTACCTATGGCACCTATGGCAGACACAGCAAGCTCTTTTATCTTTAGGTTTTCAGCATTGTTGAGAGCGGACAACATGGTGTCCATCAGGGTGGGCAGGTAGGGCTCAATATCTGCTCCTGTTagggaaaaagaggagagaaagcatGAAGATCCGGTATCGAAGCATTTAGACGACAAAAGCTTTGGTGGAACCTTTTCAATACCAAATCAAAAAATTTTTGGATAATATTTAGTTTAGTATTAATTATGTCAGGAAAGTTAATGTATGTTTGTGTCATACATACGGTGTGTATACACCATTTTTCTGCTTACCAAGGTTCTCCATGAAGTTCTCTAGTGCATAAAAAGCCTTAGTGACATGGCCAACCTTGGCCTGGTTCAAGGATGAAAGGTAGCCCAACAGCAAAGGCATCAACTCGGCACAGTACTGGCTTACTTCAGGCTGGAAACAataggtggaaaaaaaagaagtctaaAATACTATACTCGCGTTTTGATACATAAATACATTCCCACAAgttcaaactgtaaaaaaaaaagtaatataaacacaacaataaaaatGCAAGTAACATTGTACATTTTGTGGTGTCTACTCACCTGTAAATGTTCGGAGAACTGTCCCAGGGCAAAAAGGCCTGCACTGCGCACCACCTGGTTACTGTCAGAAAGACTCTGGCACACTGTCTGCAGTACTGATGACAGCATCCTAACACAGATACAAGCAAAAGTAGGAAGAATTTGAGTAATTTGTCATTTGTCTGCCAACAGATGgaaaaagtgtgtgtatatatatatatatatatatatatatatatatatatatgggaacTTTTCAGAAGTCAGCCATACTTGGTGCGGATGTGGTCCGCACATCCTTCAGCTAGCACAGCGAGACACATGAGACCCCCTTTCCTCTCATAGGGGTTTTCACTGGCAAGGGAGGCCAGGGTGAGGGGCATCTTCAAACATAAGACACCGCAAAATACATCGTCAAGAAGCAGTGACCTGAGTCAAAGGCTCATATGCAATACATGGTGATTTAAATGCACAATGCGGCATTGATAATTCTACAAGATCCAAACTAAGGAAATCAAAAACGAAAACGACCCTTCACGTTATACATCTGTTATTGTTTACACAGACTTACCAATTGTTCAAACAGTTTTTCTGGGGGCATATGGAGAGCCATGGTGTCAATAATCtggaataacaacaataacaatttattaACTTCCATTTTTCTTGCAACTCAGACGTTGATCTGCTCTAGCTGTTGCCAAGTACATTTTCTTACACAACAGAAGGCATTGCATATGAACAGAACTTCTCCCAACCTGAGCAGCACAGTGTTTGGGATTGTCATTGTCGGTGCCATCTCCGCTGTCATCCTCTGCATCCTCTGGGTCTTGCTCACCAGGGCGGGGAGCGGCATTTAGCACAGGGAAGATGGACTGCAGGACAGGGTTCAGTAGCTTCTGCTTCAGCACTGTCTACACagtattgaaaatgattttattatCATATAACTGAGCCAAACACTTTTTTGTGGTTAGAGTTGGACACTCATTTATTATATTAGTTGATGGGGAGATTACCTTGCTCTTCACCTTGATAAGAAAGGCAATACAAGAAAGCGCTTTCACCCGCAGAGAGTCACTCAGTGTGGTGTCACTACCCACCTGACACAAGCAATGATATTGAATAAAAGTTAC
This region includes:
- the ipo4 gene encoding importin-4, whose translation is MAEELEKILLQLTEPDNAVIQQATAQLKQAFKDPAIIPALCAVMSGSQNPQIRQSAAVMLRLRVKKHWKKICPEDRESLKAVVLQVFMQETEHTVQHSLSQLCAVMIKHETPDRWPALLQLLNQATKSSNPRDRQVGLLLLNKVMDANPEPFKPHYCQLLQLFSTVLQDYNNPTALYYCILTLTAITAYTGKEESNQMRSIIPSLIVALQHLIKADQGQAGEAMEVLNELMDTEMSIIVPHAAAVVRFCLEVGSDTTLSDSLRVKALSCIAFLIKVKSKTVLKQKLLNPVLQSIFPVLNAAPRPGEQDPEDAEDDSGDGTDNDNPKHCAAQIIDTMALHMPPEKLFEQLMPLTLASLASENPYERKGGLMCLAVLAEGCADHIRTKMLSSVLQTVCQSLSDSNQVVRSAGLFALGQFSEHLQPEVSQYCAELMPLLLGYLSSLNQAKVGHVTKAFYALENFMENLGADIEPYLPTLMDTMLSALNNAENLKIKELAVSAIGAIATAAHELLVPYFLPVIESLKGFLTATTEEMRSLQTQSLGTLATLARTVGNNVFGPLAAECVKLGLNLTDTIDDPDLRRCTYSLYSAVSTVSPDCLTPHLTAITTVMLLALRSSEGITAHVEEDKTFVLLDEDDDDSDPDNDQLLDDEPAIDIHDASGYIVENSYIDEKEDACDALGEIAFSTGVAFQPFLESSFQEVYKLRDFPHEDVRRAAFGAMSQFCQAQHKVWQENPTEANHQALHKLLDVVLPCFVEAVRREPERQVVMGILENMNNVMKSCKEEAFKDPSRLKEISNVIRDVLKQATACQGGDSDETDDEGQQAEYDAMLQEYAGEGIPLVASCVPADRFAPFLNDVLPLILSKAKSSCTVADRSFSVGTIGEILQALVSVSGGQKVASKLSKRLLPVLVAGVRDSDSEVRNNSVFGLGCLAQAAGPIGVSDYPMMLSVFSNMLTRESNLRVIDNLCAALCRMILTNVEAVPLEQVLPALVAHLPLKEDLEENKTVFSCLTMLYTHSPDMVVNLMKPIVAASSHVLGSKDVDKETQHILVMLMKEFALQHSANFQAAVTSLPVEQQAKLGAVVSAS